Proteins from one Natrinema salinisoli genomic window:
- the gvpA gene encoding gas vesicle protein GvpA → MAQPQRRPDSSSLAEVLDRVLDKGVVIDVWARISVVGIELLTIEARVVVASVDTFLHYAEEIAKIEQATAEGDLEELEELEVEPRPESSPKSATE, encoded by the coding sequence ATGGCACAACCACAACGAAGACCCGACTCCTCGAGCCTCGCGGAAGTATTGGACCGCGTCCTCGACAAGGGCGTCGTCATCGACGTCTGGGCGCGAATCTCGGTCGTTGGGATCGAGCTGCTGACGATCGAAGCCCGCGTCGTGGTCGCCTCGGTCGACACCTTCCTGCACTACGCGGAGGAGATCGCGAAAATTGAGCAGGCCACGGCGGAGGGCGATCTCGAGGAGCTCGAGGAGCTCGAGGTCGAGCCCCGTCCGGAATCGTCGCCGAAATCGGCGACGGAGTAA
- the gvpJ gene encoding gas vesicle protein GvpJ, which translates to MVDDFQPSRQKTDLAEVVEMLLDKGIVINADIAVSIGDTQLLGVQVRAAIASFETAAKYGLEFPEGTDMRRVAEAVGDPEIAEMDRPNPVIDPTRGVNVTADEEDASDEATAEESAESGESKLAVGEEERVSEHLGARPNPQRPTSGGTDLLSDDSDDDANEAETESPDEESNAEPDDADAEAEGDES; encoded by the coding sequence ATGGTCGATGACTTCCAGCCGAGCCGCCAGAAGACCGACCTCGCCGAGGTCGTCGAGATGCTCCTGGACAAGGGGATCGTCATCAACGCCGACATCGCCGTCTCGATCGGCGACACGCAACTGCTCGGCGTCCAGGTCCGCGCCGCGATCGCCTCCTTCGAGACCGCGGCGAAGTACGGCCTCGAGTTCCCCGAGGGGACGGACATGCGGCGAGTCGCGGAAGCGGTCGGCGACCCCGAAATCGCGGAGATGGACCGACCGAACCCAGTGATCGATCCGACCAGAGGTGTCAACGTCACGGCGGACGAGGAAGACGCGAGCGACGAGGCGACCGCCGAGGAAAGCGCCGAGTCGGGGGAGAGCAAGCTTGCCGTCGGCGAGGAGGAACGCGTGAGCGAACACCTCGGAGCTAGGCCGAACCCCCAGCGGCCGACCAGCGGCGGGACCGACCTGCTCAGCGATGACTCGGACGACGACGCGAACGAGGCCGAGACGGAATCGCCCGACGAGGAATCGAACGCCGAGCCGGACGACGCCGACGCGGAAGCGGAGGGTGACGAGTCGTGA
- the gvpN gene encoding gas vesicle protein GvpN, giving the protein MADDTSRKRKVRGTKIRASREQKEGRKAKKALARKASSAGERNGDSPLSEPEDVVPDPFVETDAVRSLRDRINGWLEADQPVHLIGPTGCGKTALALSAAAERGRPVVWLNGDEAVDTAALVGSHAGGERYEEHDRYVSGVDKKTQIVRERWVDNPLSVAVREGATLVYNEFSRSDPAAHNVLLSVFEEGVLERPGKRGDDRTIDVHPEFRAILTSNDAEYAGVHEQQDALLDRFIGVRVDYYDEETEREIVGAHVDLSEDDIASIVQTTRALRDELDIVVGTRAAITAAKGAAVFDGHDENGEGGAFDDETLTNVFTDVLAPKVTGEDDGDVDDLRSRIAETI; this is encoded by the coding sequence ATGGCCGACGACACGTCGCGCAAGCGAAAGGTCCGCGGCACGAAGATCAGGGCCAGTCGCGAGCAGAAGGAGGGTCGCAAAGCGAAGAAAGCGCTCGCGCGCAAGGCATCGAGCGCCGGTGAACGAAACGGCGACAGCCCCCTCTCCGAGCCCGAGGACGTCGTTCCAGACCCGTTCGTCGAGACCGACGCGGTCCGGTCGCTACGCGACCGGATCAACGGCTGGCTCGAGGCGGACCAGCCGGTCCACCTGATCGGGCCGACGGGCTGTGGGAAGACGGCGCTCGCGCTGTCGGCCGCGGCCGAACGCGGCCGACCGGTCGTCTGGCTCAACGGCGACGAGGCGGTCGACACCGCGGCGCTCGTCGGCTCCCACGCGGGCGGCGAACGGTATGAGGAACACGACCGGTACGTCAGCGGCGTCGACAAGAAAACCCAGATCGTCCGCGAGCGCTGGGTGGATAACCCGCTGTCCGTAGCGGTTCGAGAGGGCGCGACGCTCGTCTACAACGAGTTCTCGCGCAGCGATCCCGCCGCTCACAACGTCCTGCTCTCGGTCTTCGAGGAGGGCGTCCTGGAGCGGCCCGGCAAGCGCGGCGACGACCGGACGATCGACGTCCATCCCGAGTTCCGGGCGATCCTCACGTCGAACGACGCCGAGTACGCCGGCGTCCACGAGCAACAGGACGCGCTGCTCGATCGGTTCATCGGCGTCCGCGTGGACTACTACGACGAGGAAACCGAACGCGAAATCGTCGGTGCACACGTCGACCTCTCCGAAGATGACATCGCGTCCATCGTCCAGACGACGCGAGCGCTCCGAGACGAACTCGATATCGTGGTCGGGACCCGCGCGGCGATCACGGCCGCGAAGGGAGCCGCCGTCTTCGACGGGCACGACGAGAACGGTGAGGGCGGTGCGTTCGACGACGAGACGCTGACGAACGTCTTCACGGACGTACTCGCACCGAAGGTCACCGGCGAGGACGACGGCGACGTCGACGACCTGCGATCACGGATTGCGGAGACGATCTGA
- a CDS encoding gas vesicle protein K has protein sequence MTAIDVGDGEDARDGLMTLIVTVVEILIEALEREAVRRMESGNLTDEEVERLGEQLATIEAEIERLKTDEGIENGVDDLRGDLDGLVNDAIEGLHGEPTAARKPGYSVFGGDEE, from the coding sequence GTGACCGCGATCGACGTCGGCGACGGCGAGGACGCACGGGACGGGCTGATGACGCTGATCGTTACCGTCGTCGAGATCCTGATCGAAGCGCTCGAGCGGGAGGCCGTCCGGCGCATGGAGTCGGGAAATCTCACTGACGAAGAGGTCGAGCGCCTCGGGGAGCAACTCGCGACGATCGAGGCCGAGATCGAACGGCTCAAAACGGACGAGGGGATCGAAAACGGCGTCGACGACCTTCGAGGCGACCTCGACGGGCTGGTCAACGACGCGATCGAAGGGCTTCACGGCGAGCCGACGGCCGCCCGCAAACCCGGGTATTCCGTGTTCGGGGGTGACGAGGAATGA
- a CDS encoding CHY zinc finger protein gives MQYIGGYPVHGVDVGPETRCAHYATERDVVAFRFACCEEFFPCFRCHEERTDHEAVPWPRARFDEPSVLCGVCGSELTVPGYLEADYSCPACDAPFNPGCANHAELYFETADSNGE, from the coding sequence GTGCAATATATCGGTGGCTACCCCGTCCACGGCGTCGACGTCGGTCCGGAAACACGGTGTGCTCACTACGCCACCGAGCGCGACGTCGTCGCGTTCCGATTCGCCTGCTGCGAGGAGTTTTTCCCCTGTTTTCGCTGTCACGAGGAACGCACGGATCACGAGGCCGTCCCGTGGCCTCGAGCGCGGTTCGACGAGCCGTCCGTCCTCTGTGGCGTCTGTGGGAGCGAACTCACCGTTCCCGGCTACCTCGAGGCCGATTACAGCTGCCCGGCCTGTGACGCCCCGTTCAATCCCGGCTGTGCGAACCACGCGGAGTTGTACTTCGAGACGGCGGATTCGAACGGGGAGTGA
- the gvpF gene encoding gas vesicle protein GvpF — MFIIDDLLFRPFVGIIDALHTIALDELYDVEALEDERKENQLLYELGERSEEEYRRRKEELEAELETAREVHEQLSSGRVEVKR; from the coding sequence ATGTTCATCATCGACGACCTCCTGTTCCGGCCGTTCGTCGGCATCATCGACGCCCTCCACACCATCGCGCTCGACGAACTCTACGACGTGGAGGCCCTCGAGGACGAGCGCAAGGAGAACCAGCTGCTGTACGAACTCGGCGAGCGCTCCGAGGAGGAGTATCGGCGCCGGAAAGAAGAACTCGAAGCGGAGCTCGAGACCGCACGGGAGGTACACGAACAGCTCTCGAGCGGGCGCGTGGAGGTGAAACGATAA
- a CDS encoding GvpL/GvpF family gas vesicle protein, giving the protein MSNRYVYGVVESQTVEFETEAVAGADRVYTISHRRLGAVVSDIDTTDPEETDEDAQIHDDVLREIMDYDGGTTVVPMQFGMAFESDRALKNVLRGARPAFRRAMNDIEGKLELGLKLVRESDADVDREAIEADVADRLEPLAAQSVENDLFSDRLVLNRSYLVDKDERDAFDEAIAHLEDDHEELMVQYTGPFAPYSFVDVKIGAQ; this is encoded by the coding sequence ATGAGTAACCGGTACGTCTACGGCGTCGTCGAGTCCCAGACCGTCGAGTTCGAGACGGAGGCGGTCGCCGGTGCCGACCGCGTCTACACGATTTCGCATCGCCGACTCGGTGCCGTCGTCTCCGACATCGACACCACCGATCCCGAAGAAACCGACGAGGACGCCCAGATTCACGACGACGTGCTTCGCGAGATCATGGACTACGACGGCGGGACGACCGTCGTCCCCATGCAGTTCGGCATGGCCTTCGAGAGCGACCGGGCACTGAAGAACGTCCTTCGCGGGGCGCGGCCGGCGTTCAGGCGCGCGATGAACGATATCGAGGGAAAGCTCGAACTCGGTCTCAAACTCGTTCGCGAGAGCGACGCCGATGTCGACCGCGAAGCGATCGAGGCCGACGTCGCGGATCGCCTCGAACCACTCGCGGCACAGTCCGTCGAAAACGACCTGTTCAGCGATCGGCTCGTACTCAACCGGTCGTATCTCGTCGACAAAGACGAGCGCGACGCGTTCGACGAAGCGATCGCCCACCTCGAAGACGACCACGAGGAGCTCATGGTCCAGTATACGGGGCCGTTCGCACCCTACAGCTTCGTCGACGTGAAAATCGGAGCCCAGTGA
- a CDS encoding Hsp20/alpha crystallin family protein, with translation MSGPHSDDDRDESADDRPPEDDHWLSSLLSALQSLDRGSTSTSGRKRSDRTVFDYDISIRSGDDLSAGDSPFDSTHIDDRPRDRSLDRNSDRPRKRRIRPSSDHTVSTRTYDDEFVVSADVAGADPDDVTVGFDDSMLVIVVEGRELDRIEVPWRETESRAMIKNGVLTVQIRPEPSDETTDETEVDS, from the coding sequence ATGAGCGGACCACATTCCGACGACGACCGCGACGAATCGGCCGACGATCGTCCTCCCGAGGACGATCACTGGCTCTCGAGCCTGCTGTCCGCGCTGCAATCGCTCGACAGGGGTTCGACGTCGACCTCGGGTCGAAAACGGAGCGATCGAACCGTCTTCGATTACGACATTTCGATCCGATCGGGTGACGATCTCTCGGCGGGGGACTCGCCGTTCGACAGCACTCACATCGACGACCGGCCCAGAGATCGATCGCTGGATCGGAACAGCGATCGGCCGCGGAAGCGCCGCATCCGCCCCTCGAGCGACCACACCGTCTCGACCCGGACCTACGACGATGAATTCGTCGTCTCCGCGGACGTCGCCGGCGCCGATCCGGACGACGTCACGGTCGGGTTCGACGATTCGATGCTCGTCATCGTCGTCGAAGGGCGCGAACTCGACCGCATCGAGGTCCCGTGGCGCGAGACGGAGTCCAGAGCGATGATCAAGAACGGCGTGCTGACCGTTCAGATCAGGCCCGAACCGTCGGACGAGACCACTGACGAGACGGAGGTGGACTCATGA
- the gvpL gene encoding gas vesicle protein GvpL codes for MSDGDSDTPTERLEEIEEQATAEPADAPPIDEGRYLYCIVRADEDATLETTGVDGEAVSVVVEDGIGAVVHACDGIYDSADLAQIRRWLVRHQTVVDEAGQSFGTPIPFQFDTILRGDDDRVREWLREESDTLERALSGLAGHWEYRVEIVEVDPISDAALIERDERLRELDEQIGDSGDGTAFLLEKKFDQRLAELRAARRESLTASLEERLATEAREVHALERSPSATFSDDVAGSGSGSDGSDSDAGETLSRLTLLAHEDDEGAIGSILDDVAANEGLEVRFTGPWPPYTFAPELGGESDGNAAAANDANPHP; via the coding sequence ATGAGCGACGGCGACTCCGATACTCCCACCGAACGTCTCGAGGAAATCGAGGAGCAAGCGACCGCTGAACCGGCGGACGCACCGCCGATCGACGAGGGGCGCTACCTCTACTGTATCGTCCGCGCCGACGAGGACGCGACACTCGAGACGACCGGCGTCGACGGCGAAGCGGTTTCGGTCGTCGTCGAGGACGGTATCGGTGCAGTCGTCCACGCCTGTGACGGGATCTACGACTCGGCGGACCTCGCACAGATCAGGCGCTGGCTCGTCCGCCACCAGACGGTCGTCGACGAGGCGGGACAGTCCTTCGGCACGCCGATCCCGTTCCAGTTCGATACGATCCTCCGCGGAGACGACGACCGGGTCAGGGAGTGGCTCCGCGAGGAGTCGGACACCCTCGAGCGCGCCCTCTCCGGACTCGCGGGCCACTGGGAGTACCGCGTCGAGATCGTCGAAGTCGATCCGATCAGCGACGCGGCGCTGATCGAACGCGACGAGCGCCTGCGCGAGCTCGACGAGCAGATCGGTGACTCCGGGGACGGGACCGCGTTCCTGCTCGAAAAGAAGTTCGACCAGCGACTGGCGGAACTCCGGGCCGCGCGACGGGAGTCGCTGACCGCGTCTCTCGAGGAGCGGTTGGCCACCGAGGCGCGGGAAGTCCACGCCCTGGAACGATCACCGAGCGCAACATTCTCAGACGACGTGGCCGGAAGCGGGTCGGGAAGTGACGGGTCCGACTCAGACGCCGGCGAGACCCTCTCCCGGCTCACCCTGCTGGCTCACGAGGACGACGAGGGAGCGATCGGGTCGATACTCGACGACGTGGCCGCGAACGAGGGACTCGAGGTCAGGTTCACCGGCCCGTGGCCACCGTACACGTTCGCGCCGGAACTGGGCGGTGAGAGCGACGGAAACGCAGCCGCCGCGAACGATGCGAATCCGCACCCATGA
- the gvpO gene encoding gas vesicle protein GvpO, halophile-type — protein MAEADTQSREQCKALTADGERCSRPSRDDGFCYQHDESDPTVSDSQTTQEDEQAESGDVEEPQSRGTVSMTAEEMTDPDEVDVDIDTDREEIAGVLAVRQTVQSTASQLIGHEFDGVSEISPTDDGWRSVVEVVERRAVPDTQDIIGRYEIELDTDATVHGYRRVDRYRRGDTAQFE, from the coding sequence ATGGCCGAAGCCGACACGCAATCACGGGAGCAGTGCAAGGCACTCACCGCGGACGGCGAGCGCTGCTCGCGACCGTCTCGGGACGACGGGTTCTGCTACCAACACGACGAGAGTGATCCAACAGTGAGCGACAGCCAGACAACGCAAGAGGACGAACAGGCCGAGTCCGGCGACGTCGAGGAGCCCCAATCCCGGGGAACCGTCAGCATGACCGCCGAGGAGATGACCGATCCCGACGAGGTCGACGTCGACATCGATACCGATCGAGAGGAAATCGCGGGCGTCCTCGCGGTCCGTCAGACGGTCCAGTCGACGGCCAGCCAGCTCATCGGCCACGAGTTCGACGGCGTCAGCGAAATCTCGCCGACCGACGACGGCTGGCGATCCGTCGTCGAGGTCGTCGAACGCCGAGCCGTCCCCGACACCCAGGACATCATCGGCCGCTACGAGATCGAACTCGACACCGACGCCACCGTCCACGGCTACCGCCGCGTCGACCGCTACCGGCGCGGTGACACCGCCCAGTTCGAGTAA